One genomic segment of Rhinopithecus roxellana isolate Shanxi Qingling chromosome 6, ASM756505v1, whole genome shotgun sequence includes these proteins:
- the LOC115898307 gene encoding ubiquitin carboxyl-terminal hydrolase 17-like protein 17: MEADSLHLGGEWQFNQFSKLTSSRPDAAFAEIQPTSLPEKSPLASETHVDLCDDLAPVVRQLAPREKLPLSSRRPAVVGAGLQNMGNTCYVNASLQCLTYTPPLANYMLSREHSQLCHRHKCCMLCTMEAHITRALHRPGHIIQPSQALAAGFHRGKQEDAHEFLMFIVDAMRKACLPGHKQVDHDSKDTTLIHQIFGGYWRSQIKCLHCQGVSDTFDPYLDIALDIQAAQSVKQALEQVVKPEELNGENAYHCGLCLQKAPASKTFTLHTSAKVLILVLKRFSDVTGNKLAKNVQYPECLDMQPYTSQQNTGPLVYVLYAVLVHAGWSCHNGHYLSYVRAPGGQWYKMDDAEVTACSIASVLSQQVYVLFYIQKSELERRGESVSIGREPGALGAEHTGRRATQGELQREPCLQEPDLEEHLVERATQESTLDHWKFLQEQNKTKPDFNVRKVECTLPPNVLVIHPSKYKSGMNNRHPEQQSSLLNLSSRNLTHQESMNTGTLTSLQGRTRRSKGRNKHSKRALFVCQ; this comes from the coding sequence ATGGAGGCCGATTCACTCCACTTGGGAGGTGAGTGGCAGTTCAACCAGTTTTCAAAACTCACATCTTCTCGGCCAGATGCAGCTTTTGCTGAAATCCAGCCGACTTCTCTACCTGAGAAGTCACCACTGGCATCTGAGACCCATGTCGACCTCTGTGATGATTTGGCTCCTGTGGTAAGACAGCTTGCCCCCAGGGAGAAGCTTCCTCTCAGTAGCAGGAGACCTGCTGTGGTGGGGGCTGGGCTCCAGAATATGGGAAACACTTGCTACGTGAATGCTTCCCTGCAGTGCCTGACATACACACCACCCCTTGCCAACTACATGCTGTCCCGGGAGCACTCTCAACTTTGTCATCGTCACAAGTGCTGCATGCTGTGTACGATGGAAGCTCACATCACACGGGCCCTCCACCGTCCTGGCCACATCATCCAGCCCTCACAGGCACTGGCTGCTGGCTTCCATAGAGGCAAGCAGGAAGATGCCCATGAATTTCTGATGTTCATTGTGGATGCCATGAGAAAGGCATGCCTTCCCGGGCACAAGCAGGTAGATCATGACTCTAAGGACACCACCCTCATCCACCAGATATTTGGAGGCTACTGGAGATCTCAAATCAAGTGTCTCCACTGCCAGGGCGTTTCGGACACCTTTGACCCTTACCTGGACATCgccctggatatccaggcagctCAGAGTGTGAAGCAAGCTTTGGAACAGGTGGTGAAGCCCGAAGAACTCAATGGAGAGAATGCCTATCATTGTGGTCTTTGTCTCCAGAAGGCGCCTGCCTCCAAGACGTTCACTTTACACACCTCTGCCAAGGTCCTCATCCTTGTATTGAAGAGATTCTCCGATGTCACAGGCAACAAACTTGCCAAGAATGTGCAATACCCTGAGTGCCTTGACATGCAGCCATACACGTCTCAGCAGAACACAGGGCCTCTTGTCTATGTCCTCTATGCTGTGCTGGTCCACGCTGGGTGGAGTTGTCACAACGGACATTACCTCTCTTATGTCAGAGCTCCAGGAGGCCAGTGGTATAAAATGGATGACGCCGAGGTCACTGCCTGTAGCATCGCTTCTGTCCTGAGTCAACAGGTCTACGTCCTCTTTTATATCCAGAAGAGTGAATTGGAAAGACGTGGTGAGAGTGTGTCAATAGGCAGGGAACCAGGAGCCCTTGGCGCTGAACACACAGGCAGGCGAGCAACGCAAGGAGAGCTCCAGAGGGAACCCTGCCTCCAGGAACCCGACTTGGAGGAGCACTTGGTGGAAAGAGCCACTCAGGAAAGCACCTTAGACCACTGGAAGTTCCtccaagagcaaaacaaaaccaagcctGACTTCAACGTCAGAAAAGTCGAATGTACCCTGCCTCCCAACGTGCTTGTGATTCATCCATCAAAATACAAGAGTGGGATGAACAACCGTCATCCTGAACAGCAAAGCTCCCTGCTGAACCTCTCTTCAAGGAACCTGACACATCAGGAGTCCATGAACACTGGCACACTCACTTCTCTGCAAGGGAGGACCAGGAGATCCAAAGGGAGGAACAAACACAGCAAGAGGGCTCTGTTTGTGTGCCAGTGA
- the POM121L12 gene encoding POM121-like protein 12, with protein sequence MGDRKVSSNMSNPDAMVFNKTLESGRLGTWPARGAIVECPVPTPRVPPKHPEANGPPALGAAAPAKSADFRNFWKAGEPLLQGPDTLAAPMGRSPSTAQTAPSPRGHQSPWPPRSPTQSHIQYVQWGRPAPSTHLTAVRLSQDPHKSQRVGSEAWRRPALPGETALGRNLSGASESYMKRGLCPARNPGWTWSPMTIRIGPPERQESPWGSPGQRGRPASRPAAQELPDFCTRETLLRRLSQCRKESARFEGPLWFEVSDSKGGRWNLEPRPSAFKPLSKNGVVASFVPRPGPLKPSVGPWSLSVCDDTWPFLLEISRPVRYLGILGGDNAFLPQLQ encoded by the exons ATGGGGGACAGGAAAGTATCGTCAAACATGAGCAATCCAGATGCCATGGTTTTCAACAAGACACTGGAG TCTGGGCGTCTGGGCACGTGGCCTGCACGTGGGGCCATTGTGGAGTGTCCCGTGCCCACGCCCCGCGTGCCTCCCAAGCACCCAGAGGCCAACGGTCCCCCAGCCTTGGGCGCTGCAGCTCCGGCCAAGTCCGCAGACTTCAGGAACTTCTGGAAGGCAGGCGAACCCCTGCTGCAAGGCCCCGACACCCTGGCGGCTCCCATGGGCAGGTCACCCAGCACGGCCCAGACTGCGCCGTCTCCGCGGGGTCACCAGAGCCCGTGGCCCCCGAGGTCCCCGACTCAGAGCCATATTCAGTACGTCCAGTGGGGGCGCCCGGCGCCCAGCACCCACCTCACCGCGGTGCGGCTCAGCCAGGACCCCCACAAGTCCCAGCGGGTGGGCTCCGAGGCCTGGAGGCGCCCTGCCCTGCCTGGGGAGACCGCCCTGGGGCGAAACCTCTCCGGCGCCTCCGAGAGTTACATGAAAAGGGGGCTGTGTCCTGCCCGGAACCCAGGATGGACCTGGAGCCCAATGACCATCAGGATCGGCCCTCCCGAGCGTCAGGAGAGCCCCTGGGGATCCCCAGGACAGCGAGGCCGCCCCGCAAGCCGCCCCGCTGCCCAGGAGCTCCCGGACTTCTGCACCCGGGAGACTCTGCTGAGGAGGCTCAGCCAGTGTCGCAAGGAAAGCGCCAGGTTCGAAGGGCCATTGTGGTTCGAGGTCTCAGACAGCAAGGGCGGCAGGTGGAACCTGGAGCCCCGGCCCTCTGCCTTCAAGCCCCTGAGCAAAAATGGAGTGGTTGCTTCCTTCGTGCCCAGGCCAGGGCCTCTGAAGCCGAGCGTCGGCCCCTGGAGCCTCAGTGTTTGTGATGATACTTGGCCTTTCCTGCTGGAAATATCCCGCCCCGTCCGCTATCTGGGAATTCTGGGAGGCGACAACGCCTTCCTACCTCAGCTGCAGTAG